A DNA window from Mus caroli chromosome 8, CAROLI_EIJ_v1.1, whole genome shotgun sequence contains the following coding sequences:
- the Tcim gene encoding transcriptional and immune response regulator, producing the protein MKAKPNHQATSMSSSLRVSPSIHGYHFDTAARKKAVGNIFENIDQESLQRLFRNSGDKKAEERAKIIFAIDQDLEEKTRALMALKKRTKDKLLQFLKLRKYSIKVH; encoded by the coding sequence ATGAAAGCCAAGCCAAACCACCAAGCCACCAGCATGTCCTCGTCTCTTCGAGTAAGCCCGTCCATCCACGGCTACCACTTCGACACAGCTGCTCGCAAGAAAGCTGTGGGCAACATCTTTGAGAACATAGACCAGGAGTCCCTGCAGAGGCTCTTCAGGAACTCCGGAGACAAGAAGGCAGAGGAGCGGGCCAAGATCATTTTTGCCATCGACCAAGATTTGGAGGAGAAAACTCGAGCCCTCATGGCCCTGAAGAAGAGGACAAAAGACAAGCTTCTTCAGTTTCTCAAACTGCGGAAATATTCCATCAAGGTACACTGA